AAACGTTTATAATAAGGATATATTATAagtattcatattattattattactgttattattcatTAGACTATTGATTAATATTAGTCATATTATTTAAGCCCACATGTTATTTATACTATAGTGAGCAATGTTATTACATCAATCTTTTATAGCAAGAGTTTAACGTTTTTCCTGCAGGTAAATGACTTCACCCCAGTTCACAAAAAGAAATATGAACATGAATAACACATAATTATATTTtggatacagtgtgtgtgtgacagattcTCATTGATATCAACGCAGTCAATTCTGCTCCATAAACCTTGTAGGGACTAGTACGCTGCTTTGATTTCAGCGAATCCGCCTCCTAATATTTGGGGGATTTGATGCAATTTGTCCCAGTGCTAATCAGATTTGTAACGCGCGAGGCCGGCCGGCTCTTTATTTCGCACTTAACCGCAGCCCTGTGAAGTTTCTCCGGTCGCGGTTGAAAGGCGCCCTTCCCTTGTGGCTCAATTAGCCGGATTATTGTGGTTCTTGAGAGACGACTCAACTATTCAGCTAGCAAGAGCTCTTACGTCGTGTAGCCTCTTTTTGGAGAGACGCGTGGGATGGGGGAGAATTAACTGAAAACGGTTTATTACAGTTCAAGACCCAACACAACAGCAAAGTAAAGAATATAACAAATGGCAATCTTACACACAGTACATTGCAGAAACAATGTGTTAAAATGTGCAAACAATAAGGGCCATACATTTTTTAGATAGGCTACATCTTCATAAAATCTCTTGGCGCAATGGAGAGTGGCCTAAAGTCCTCCAACATTGGATCACCAAAACTAGGCTATATGAATGTTGAAAAAGGTTCAACTTTGAAACATGTCCATTTGTAAATGTAGCTAGGCCTATATTTTGATGAAGTCCCATCTGTCATGGGTTTATAGGCCTAACATAGGCCTACGTGCCTGTTTaatcaacctggtctcagagcattttttaaaaacctttatttaactaagcaagtcagttaagaacacattcttattttcaatgacggcctaggaacagtgggttaactgccttgttcaggggcaaaacgacagatttttaccttgtcagctcgggattcgatcttgcaacctttcggttactagtccaacgctctaggctacctgctgcctattTCGCATTATTCTGTACTTAAATCatagacactccatttagtatggtaTGTTACGTTTCCtatgttacatttcgtatggtTGGTATTCATTTGTGAATGTCCAgaacccatttcgtatgatatgttacgaattcaaaTTCATGTTATATATTCCGAATTTGCTAAATGTACAATATTGTCAGAATctgcaaaacgtacaatatgttacgaatatgCAAAACATaggatatgttatgaattttagCTAGctcactaacgttagctagctagctcgctaaagttagctaggctaggggttaagggaaggattagggttagctaacatgctaagtagttgcaaagtagctaaaaagtagtcaTTAGTTGAAAAGTTGCTTTTTAGCAAAAAGAattgttgtccgtgatgagattcgaactcgcAACCTGTATGCCCACTCATCCACCCTACTTTCATTTTTTGCCTTaaaaccatctgtcttatgtaaccataccaaaagtAACaaatcctcctaaatggagtgttTGCATTTacttacagaataatacgaaatgctgaGACAAGGTTGGTTTAATGATCTTACCCATCAATTTGATAGGCTTTATgaacattttaaatatatatttgttcTTGTTGTTGAGTGTTTCATGTTTAAgaaataaggcccgaggaggtgtggtatatggccaatataccatggctaggGGTTGTTCTTAATAACaacgcaatgcggagtgcctggacacagcccttagccgtggtatattggcaatatatcacacgcccgaggtgccttattgcttttataaactggttaccaacataattagagcagtaaaaatacatgttttgtcataccagtTGTATACGATCATATATTCCACAGCTGtcggccaatcagcattcagggcttgaacctgCCAGTTTATAATTGTGTATAGTTTACAGACGAAAGAAACCGTGGTCTCAGCATAACTCCCTgttcaaataaaggttaaataaaatatttgtCCTATTCTTGTGAGCAGTGAAAGAGGAAGGAGGCCGAGAGATCTCGAGTAGTAGGGACAGTCCGCATCACATTCGGCTGAAGAAACCCAGGAAGGCGCGAACAGCCTTCACCGACCACCAGCTGGCCCAGCTCGAGCGCAGCTTCGAACGGCAGAAGTACCTGAGCGTGCAAGACCGAATGGAGCTGGCCGCTTCCCTCAacctcacagacacacaggtcAAAACCTGGTACCAGAACAGGAGGTAAGCACTGCCACACTTGGTTGCCTTTAGTTTAATTACACGAATTATAACCTATTTAAAAGGACGATAAGTATTTTGATAGTGGGATATAGGCTTAATGGATGAATGCAGTGAGCTCATGCCAAAACAGAATATGTGTGCGCGCGTGCACCTGTCAGCTCTTCACCTACAGACAGAATTATTTTCTCATGTCAGTCAGACAAACTTATTGGTCACATATGCAGCCAGGTCACATAGATCGAATTTATTTCTCAAAACTTGCACACATTGCATCCATTCCTTCTCGATAAAGGAGAAAATTATaacagaaaaaaaaacatattaaaaTATTGGCAATTAGGCACTGCATTAAAACTTTGAACAATGTGATTCAAATACGGAACGGAAGAAGGTAGAAATATTTGTTTCTTTTTAATCATTTTTGGAGGGGAAAAAACAAATGGTTTCCTAATGAAGCTTTGACATTCAGACAGCAAAACGACATTaataaatataaaaacacaacaCTTTGGTGCATTAATAATCTATCGTTGCATGTATGCCATATCAATAATTCACCCACGCTACTACATTTActcaattattataattataaatAATTTAACTAATAGAGGAGTGCTTTTCAATTGACAATCTGAATCTGACAGATTACCCTTCCGCGTGAATACGAGTGACGGGGGAGTGATTTAACAGAATAACCGAAGTGCGTCACTGAGAGTAGCCACACTTTCCATCTTTATTTGAAAAATAGTGGAAAACACATTTCTGACCCCATGATGACACCAATACAATCCCAAACCGAAAATTCACCCATTGAATACAGATGTTTCCAATTTACTGAACTTTAATGACTGAAATTAAATGTGCATTTAAAACGCCACAATGGAAAAGAAAATGTATCTTGTGCTAAGAAAATATGCTACATGTTTTTTTTAACGTTTTTAATAACAAGGAAGGCCTAAATCCAGTAAGATCATTTTAATTTCGTTTAAATTGAACCACGTATCGTATTTGTGCATGCATTTTCAACGGGTTTTCCCAAATTGCTTTTTTTTACGCATGCAGATGTGATTGAATTGTAAACTTTAGAATCTGAGTCCTATAATAAAAAGATTTGAACTGTACTTTTCAAACTTATTTAGAACTTTACGATAAGAGTTTCCCTTACTAATATCTACTGTTTCTTGTCGGAATAGAACAAAGTGGAAGAGGCAGACGGCGGTTGGACTGGAACTGTTAGCGGAGGCTGGAAATTACTCTGCTCTTCAGAGAATGTTTCCGTCGCCCTATTTCTACCCTCAAAGCCTGATGTCCAACCTGGACCCCGGAGCGGCGCTCTACCTATACAGAGGACCCTCGGCGCCTCCTCCCGCTCTGCAACGACCTCTCGTTCCGCGGATTCTTCTCCACGGTCTGCAGgggggtagtgaaccacccccaCTCCCCCTTCTCTCCGGTGTGCTTCCCCGGCCAACACAGCAGCGGTGAGACGGCCTCTCCGGATATATGCCATACCTGGCAGTCTGGGACTCTAAACGAGAGAGAAAAAAACGATTCAAACTGGTGACAAAAGAAGCTGGCGTCAAACAATGAACTTCATGACTACATTTCCAACTCTCTAAAGTGGACAGGTTTTTACCATACTGGAGTTATTTATTTATAACTTAGGCCTATTTATTTTTCTCTATGTATTTAacttatatatttatatttttgtttaccaTAAAAATCTTTAGTGTGGGCTACATCAGAAAGGACGCGATCGTTTTACAGATAGTCGTTGCTGGCACCAAGTCTCATGGCAATGGCACTTTTACTCAGACTTAAGAAATCAAAAAATTactattattatgattattaggCTATGTTGTCAGGATACAATGGAGAAAAAAACATGCATAACAAACCAATTTATTGGTCTGTAAACTGAAATGTCATTCCAAATTGAGTTGAATAATTAGAGAGCCAAAGGCATTTCATaacaattattatttatttatctttctcTTTACAAAGACCAGTTGAGTTTCATTCACTTTTTACAAAGGAGCAACATAATAATCAGCAGACGTAGACATGTAAAAACGAATATTTTGATTTCTATTTTTTTAAGTATCTTGATTTGAAGATATTTTTCTTTCACtcatttctttctttccttcagaTGACAAAGATTCAGCACAAAAACTATAGATTAGCTAGAGCTCAAGGTATATTCCGTGTCATTTCAGAGATAATCTGTGGGGGAATAATGAAGGTCCATGAGATAAACAACATGTATTTTAAAATGTCTAATCATAAGGTTTTTACTTTACGTTTTACTTAAAGGCCGAATGGTATGAAATATGGAGTCAAAGTAAGAGGTGGTCCTAAATCAATTTACGAAGGCGCAATGTATCCTTGCAAACCCTTCATTTTTGATAAACAAATAATGATTGAAGACTGAGTCGGTTGCCAATTCGGGTCGTTTGCCTGTTGATTTGCTAGGTGTATTAAACATACGTTTTGCATTACTTACTTACGTTATTTCATACGAAACCGGTGGAAACCTTGCTAGGCTACTTACTCTCTTTAGTGAAAATGT
The Salvelinus fontinalis isolate EN_2023a chromosome 10, ASM2944872v1, whole genome shotgun sequence DNA segment above includes these coding regions:
- the LOC129864076 gene encoding barH-like 1 homeobox protein, producing the protein MEASTNGSSFGIDSLLSHRPGSPVMSKGDSLVGECRSPLEFSLRSDLESGCSSPRSPRRECVDEASQRQVHAIGLPLHLQQGQISAGSQPRTVTSSFLIRDILADCKPLAACAPYSSNGLPTQETGRLASKLAEDFMDKIHSNSSSDSEYKVKEEGGREISSSRDSPHHIRLKKPRKARTAFTDHQLAQLERSFERQKYLSVQDRMELAASLNLTDTQVKTWYQNRRTKWKRQTAVGLELLAEAGNYSALQRMFPSPYFYPQSLMSNLDPGAALYLYRGPSAPPPALQRPLVPRILLHGLQGGSEPPPLPLLSGVLPRPTQQR